In Micromonospora sp. NBC_01813, the following are encoded in one genomic region:
- a CDS encoding putative quinol monooxygenase — protein MNATPAAAEATTGPAAADEATGTGTVRAVLAMRTREGCGRRFEAAWLTIADQIRTLDGCLRQDLIRDADDPRSYLIITDWADRRRLDAFGRSEQRDELLRVIRDLRESAQRHTYQVLHSVPSEPEETR, from the coding sequence GTGAACGCGACACCGGCGGCCGCCGAGGCGACCACCGGCCCGGCGGCCGCCGACGAGGCGACCGGCACCGGCACCGTCCGCGCGGTGCTGGCGATGCGTACCCGGGAGGGCTGCGGACGGCGTTTCGAAGCCGCGTGGCTGACCATCGCGGACCAGATCCGCACCCTGGACGGCTGTCTGCGTCAGGACCTCATCCGTGACGCCGACGACCCGCGTAGCTACCTGATCATCACCGACTGGGCCGACCGGCGGCGACTGGACGCCTTCGGCCGCAGCGAACAGCGCGACGAGTTGCTGCGGGTGATCCGGGACCTGCGGGAGTCCGCGCAGCGGCACACGTACCAGGTGCTGCACAGCGTGCCGAGCGAACCAGAGGAGACACGATGA
- a CDS encoding FAD-dependent monooxygenase: MLRIRARRGFETVLESAWLAVADAIGAAQGNRLRQLLVDANDPGALVVVTEWADDAALRAYTAGPVAAQLADAVRAACEPPVAGSYRVMRGRAGTEARVYVDVAITVPADRVDEFQRGHAQVVAAMSAVPGYLSEELLREPGSPVHHIFAEWSSQEQFRRWISDPDHERAEAGPIADFLVGIRPRLFHPADPVDAALTDPVVTEPVTDRHRSTDVLIVGAGPTGLTAAIELARRGVDCRVVDKLTTPPGQADKAIGVHCRTMEIWEEQGVVREAMNAGSWLTGQAVFVNGHQVHRGSWELPDLPYGHLGLPQYETERILTDRLATLGLRPQRGTALVGFTGDDDGVTATLALADGGTETVRAKYLVGADGAHSTVRQLLGLTFTGGLGRFPQLFMLGDVDLDWDMPAGHLLRFIHETDGQLDNMLVCVPLRGEARYRIATMAPPRYFAATRGENAPPGFSAELDEPTLADVQAVLDQLAPPGTRASNLRWSSIFRISHGIVDRYRDGRVFVAGDAAHLHPPAGGQGMNTGIQDAWNLAWKLALAVRGVAAPGLLDSYQIERRPQGEEVVGRAVRLAFTDELDREDLKRQFLQEMSMLVSYADSPLVGESSGAGHPTAAGPAPGERAPDVCGLRRPGVGHPLRLRDLTRGTRHTLLLYADAEADDATMATVEKLSADVRQQTYGEVEVYLLLGPDAPAPSAPNPPAVRDTDGAFQAGYGVTGAAAYLIRPDGHVGFRSCPIDAEALRHHLHLTFDGGPQ; encoded by the coding sequence ATGCTCCGGATCCGCGCCCGTCGCGGATTCGAAACCGTGCTGGAATCCGCGTGGCTCGCTGTCGCCGACGCCATCGGCGCGGCGCAGGGCAACCGGCTGCGGCAACTGTTGGTCGACGCCAACGACCCCGGCGCCTTAGTCGTGGTCACCGAATGGGCCGACGACGCGGCGCTGCGTGCCTACACCGCAGGGCCGGTCGCCGCACAGCTTGCCGACGCGGTGCGGGCCGCCTGCGAGCCGCCGGTCGCCGGCAGCTACCGGGTGATGCGGGGACGGGCCGGCACCGAGGCCCGGGTCTACGTGGACGTGGCGATCACCGTCCCGGCCGACCGGGTCGACGAGTTCCAGCGTGGCCACGCCCAGGTGGTCGCCGCCATGTCGGCGGTGCCCGGCTACCTGAGCGAGGAGCTGCTGCGCGAACCCGGCTCGCCGGTGCACCACATCTTCGCCGAGTGGAGCAGCCAGGAGCAGTTCCGCCGCTGGATCAGCGACCCCGACCACGAGCGGGCCGAGGCCGGCCCGATCGCCGACTTCCTCGTCGGCATCCGACCCCGGCTGTTCCACCCCGCCGACCCGGTCGACGCCGCCCTGACCGACCCGGTCGTGACCGAGCCCGTGACCGACCGGCACCGCAGCACGGACGTGCTGATCGTCGGGGCCGGACCCACCGGGCTGACCGCCGCGATCGAACTGGCCCGTCGCGGCGTCGACTGCCGCGTCGTCGACAAGCTGACCACCCCGCCGGGCCAGGCCGACAAGGCCATCGGGGTGCACTGCCGCACCATGGAGATCTGGGAGGAGCAGGGCGTCGTACGGGAAGCGATGAACGCCGGCAGTTGGCTGACCGGCCAGGCGGTCTTCGTCAACGGCCACCAGGTGCACCGGGGCAGCTGGGAGCTGCCGGACCTGCCGTACGGACACCTGGGCCTGCCGCAGTACGAAACCGAACGCATCCTCACCGACCGGCTCGCCACGCTCGGCCTACGGCCGCAGCGCGGCACCGCCCTCGTCGGCTTCACCGGCGACGACGACGGCGTCACCGCCACCCTCGCCCTGGCCGACGGCGGCACCGAGACGGTGCGCGCCAAGTACCTGGTCGGCGCCGACGGCGCACACAGTACCGTGCGTCAACTGCTCGGGCTGACCTTCACCGGCGGGCTGGGCCGATTCCCACAACTGTTCATGCTCGGCGACGTCGACCTCGACTGGGACATGCCCGCCGGACACCTGCTGCGGTTCATCCACGAAACCGACGGACAGCTGGACAACATGCTGGTCTGCGTACCGCTGCGGGGTGAAGCGCGCTACCGGATCGCGACCATGGCGCCACCGCGCTACTTCGCCGCCACCCGTGGCGAGAACGCGCCGCCCGGCTTCAGCGCCGAGCTCGACGAACCCACCCTGGCCGACGTGCAGGCCGTGCTGGACCAGCTGGCCCCGCCCGGCACCCGGGCGTCGAACCTGCGCTGGTCGTCGATCTTCCGGATCAGTCACGGCATCGTCGACCGCTACCGCGACGGACGGGTCTTCGTCGCCGGCGACGCCGCGCACCTGCATCCGCCCGCCGGCGGGCAGGGCATGAACACCGGCATCCAGGACGCCTGGAATCTTGCCTGGAAGCTGGCGCTGGCGGTCCGGGGCGTCGCCGCCCCCGGCCTGCTGGACAGCTACCAGATCGAACGGCGGCCGCAGGGCGAGGAGGTCGTCGGGCGGGCGGTGCGGTTGGCGTTCACCGACGAACTGGACCGCGAAGACCTCAAACGCCAGTTCCTGCAGGAGATGTCGATGCTGGTCAGCTACGCCGACAGCCCACTGGTCGGCGAGTCGTCCGGCGCCGGGCACCCGACGGCCGCCGGACCGGCACCCGGCGAACGCGCCCCGGACGTGTGCGGACTGCGCCGCCCCGGCGTCGGCCACCCGCTGCGGTTGCGGGACCTGACCCGCGGCACCCGGCACACGCTGCTGCTGTACGCCGACGCCGAGGCCGACGACGCGACCATGGCCACCGTAGAGAAGCTCAGCGCCGACGTGCGGCAACAGACGTACGGCGAGGTCGAGGTCTACCTGCTGCTCGGCCCGGACGCGCCGGCACCGTCGGCGCCGAACCCCCCGGCGGTACGCGACACCGACGGTGCCTTCCAGGCCGGGTACGGCGTGACCGGCGCCGCCGCGTACCTGATCCGCCCGGACGGGCACGTCGGGTTCCGCAGCTGCCCCATCGACGCCGAGGCGCTGCGCCACCACCTGCACCTGACCTTCGACGGCGGCCCACAGTGA
- a CDS encoding alpha-galactosidase, translating to MIAYLRAAGTSLVLDARGPHPPVVLHWGADLGELAEDELVAFADAATPAVPPSAVDHPLRLTLLPTPGQGWTGRPGIAGHWAAPSGTAGRAGPPPAAGGVDDLRLYAVRRTGFGDLTVESAPADGGLLVTSDLQLSDQGVLRVRHQVRNTATVDLHLAALDVLLPVPPQADEILDFTGLWSHERRPQRGALRHGAWTRETRHGRPGHDDPYLMVAGTAGFGFRTGEVWAAHLAWSGDKRLWAERQATGHSLLGAGELLAPGEMILPPGATYTTPWTVATWSDAGLDGLSARLHGWIRARRPARGPRPVVLNTWEAVYFDHDLERLADLVDAAAEVGVERFVLDDGWFTGRVDDRRALGDWYVDPRRWPAGLTPLIDRVRARGMDFGLWVEPEMVSPDSELARAHPDWLLGPAHAPTWRHQRVLDLANPDACGYLRERLSALLGAYPIAYLKWDHNRDLLAATGAHRQTTALYRLLADLRVAFPDVEIESCASGGARIDLGIAELVDRFWTSDTNDPLDRQRIMRWSSVLMPLEYLGGHLGAGTAHVTGRATDLGFRLATALFGHAGIEWDLTAATAVERRYVAEWVAAYRRLRSLLHTGTLVRCDSPDPARHLHGVVDAARTTGLYALVALDAARSALPVPLRLAGLDPDQRYLVRPLRIGPDPVTMQVQPPAWLRDGAVTLPGRLLAEVGLPAPLLNPQQAALFTVDALD from the coding sequence TTGATCGCGTACCTGCGGGCCGCGGGCACCAGCCTCGTGCTGGATGCCCGGGGCCCGCACCCGCCGGTGGTCCTGCACTGGGGCGCCGACCTGGGTGAGCTGGCCGAGGACGAGTTGGTGGCGTTCGCCGACGCGGCGACCCCGGCGGTGCCGCCCAGCGCCGTCGACCACCCGCTGCGGCTGACCCTGCTGCCCACCCCGGGGCAGGGTTGGACCGGCCGGCCCGGCATCGCCGGACACTGGGCGGCACCGTCGGGCACCGCGGGCCGGGCCGGGCCGCCGCCGGCCGCCGGAGGGGTCGACGACCTGCGGCTGTACGCGGTACGCCGGACCGGCTTCGGCGATCTCACCGTCGAGTCGGCACCGGCCGACGGCGGTCTGCTGGTGACCAGCGACCTGCAGCTCAGCGACCAGGGTGTGCTGCGGGTACGCCACCAGGTGCGCAACACCGCCACCGTCGACCTGCACCTCGCCGCGCTCGACGTGCTGCTGCCGGTGCCGCCGCAGGCCGACGAGATCCTCGACTTCACCGGCCTGTGGTCACACGAGCGCCGCCCGCAGCGGGGCGCGCTGCGCCACGGCGCGTGGACCCGGGAGACCCGCCACGGTCGGCCCGGTCACGACGACCCGTACCTGATGGTTGCCGGCACCGCAGGTTTCGGCTTCCGCACCGGCGAGGTGTGGGCGGCACACCTGGCGTGGAGCGGCGACAAACGGCTCTGGGCCGAACGGCAGGCCACCGGGCACAGCCTGCTCGGCGCCGGCGAACTACTGGCCCCCGGCGAGATGATCCTGCCACCGGGTGCCACCTACACCACCCCGTGGACCGTCGCCACCTGGTCCGACGCCGGCCTCGACGGGCTCTCCGCCCGGCTGCACGGCTGGATCCGGGCCCGCCGGCCCGCGCGCGGACCCCGCCCGGTGGTGCTCAACACCTGGGAAGCCGTCTACTTCGACCATGACCTGGAGCGGCTCGCCGACCTGGTCGACGCCGCCGCCGAGGTCGGCGTCGAACGCTTCGTCCTCGACGACGGCTGGTTCACCGGCCGGGTCGACGACCGGCGGGCGCTCGGCGACTGGTACGTCGACCCACGGCGCTGGCCGGCCGGGCTGACGCCACTGATCGACCGGGTGCGGGCCAGGGGCATGGACTTCGGCCTGTGGGTCGAACCGGAGATGGTCAGCCCCGACTCCGAGCTGGCCCGCGCCCATCCCGACTGGCTGCTCGGCCCGGCACACGCCCCGACCTGGCGTCACCAGCGGGTCCTCGACCTGGCCAACCCGGACGCCTGCGGCTACCTGCGCGAGCGGCTCAGCGCGCTGCTGGGCGCGTACCCGATCGCGTACCTGAAATGGGACCACAACCGGGACCTGCTCGCCGCCACCGGCGCCCACCGGCAGACGACGGCGCTGTACCGGCTGCTCGCCGACCTGCGGGTGGCCTTCCCCGACGTGGAGATCGAAAGCTGCGCCTCCGGCGGCGCCCGGATCGACCTCGGCATCGCGGAGCTGGTCGACCGGTTCTGGACCTCCGACACCAACGACCCGCTCGACCGGCAGCGGATCATGCGGTGGAGCAGCGTACTGATGCCGCTGGAATACCTCGGCGGACATCTGGGCGCCGGCACCGCGCACGTCACCGGGCGCGCCACCGACCTCGGGTTCCGGCTGGCCACCGCGCTGTTCGGGCACGCCGGCATCGAATGGGACCTGACCGCCGCGACCGCTGTCGAGCGCCGGTACGTCGCCGAATGGGTGGCCGCGTACCGGCGGCTGCGGTCGCTGCTGCACACCGGCACCCTGGTGCGCTGCGACAGCCCCGACCCGGCCCGGCACCTGCACGGCGTGGTCGACGCCGCCCGCACGACCGGGTTGTACGCCCTGGTCGCTCTCGACGCGGCGCGGTCCGCGCTGCCGGTGCCGCTGCGCCTGGCCGGGCTGGACCCGGACCAACGCTACCTCGTCCGTCCACTACGGATCGGCCCCGATCCGGTGACGATGCAGGTGCAGCCGCCCGCCTGGCTGCGCGACGGCGCGGTGACCCTGCCCGGTCGGCTGCTGGCCGAGGTCGGACTGCCCGCGCCGCTGCTCAACCCGCAGCAGGCCGCGCTGTTCACCGTCGACGCACTCGACTGA
- a CDS encoding ABC transporter substrate-binding protein → MRLAAKTVGVLLTGTLALTACSSGESDTDGGGTAATDCSPSDSPVTLDFTSWIPGIEQVVDVWNEQNPDIQVNVQTGPNGNGGTYQNFFNQLQAGNAPDLGQIEYDALPSFRVQDGLVDLGACDIVLDAQDQFVDWTWGQVSFGEDGSAFAVPQDAGPMALFYRSDLFEANGIEVPTTWAEYAAAAETVRAAGGYITNFSQSDINQFAGLAWQAGGRWFGNDGDQWTVDFTDPQTTQVAEYWQDLIDRDLVSTEPPWTTEWDNAYNSGSAWTWVSAVWGANSISSGAPDTAGNWSVAPMPQWNEGDSAAGNWGGSSTAVFRGSEHVYEAAQFALWLNTSEEALTLLNAEANLYPATTAGAQLPALREGVEFYGGQPIYDVFAEASEQVAADFVWGPTMTQTYADASDGFKAAVSGQGTLLEALTAAQASTVDTLKSQSIPVQE, encoded by the coding sequence ATGCGCCTTGCCGCGAAAACGGTCGGCGTGCTGCTGACCGGCACCCTAGCGCTGACCGCCTGCTCATCCGGCGAATCCGACACCGACGGCGGCGGCACCGCCGCCACCGACTGCAGCCCGTCCGACAGCCCGGTCACCCTCGACTTCACCTCCTGGATTCCCGGCATCGAGCAGGTCGTCGACGTCTGGAACGAGCAGAACCCCGACATCCAGGTCAACGTGCAGACCGGCCCGAACGGCAACGGCGGCACGTACCAGAACTTCTTCAACCAACTACAGGCCGGCAACGCCCCCGACCTCGGCCAGATCGAGTACGACGCGTTGCCCAGCTTCCGGGTCCAGGACGGACTGGTCGACCTCGGCGCCTGCGACATCGTGCTGGACGCCCAGGACCAGTTCGTCGACTGGACCTGGGGGCAGGTCAGCTTCGGGGAGGACGGTTCGGCGTTCGCCGTACCGCAGGACGCCGGGCCGATGGCGCTGTTCTACCGCTCGGACCTGTTCGAGGCCAACGGCATCGAGGTCCCCACCACCTGGGCGGAGTACGCGGCCGCCGCCGAGACGGTGCGGGCCGCCGGCGGCTACATCACCAACTTCTCGCAGAGCGACATCAACCAGTTCGCCGGACTGGCCTGGCAGGCCGGTGGCCGGTGGTTCGGCAACGACGGTGACCAGTGGACGGTCGACTTCACCGACCCACAGACCACCCAGGTGGCCGAGTACTGGCAGGACCTGATCGACCGGGACCTGGTCTCCACCGAGCCGCCGTGGACCACCGAATGGGACAACGCCTACAACAGCGGCTCCGCCTGGACCTGGGTCTCGGCGGTGTGGGGCGCCAACTCGATCAGCTCCGGGGCACCGGACACCGCCGGCAACTGGTCGGTGGCCCCGATGCCACAGTGGAACGAAGGCGACTCGGCCGCCGGTAACTGGGGTGGCTCGTCGACGGCGGTGTTCCGCGGCTCCGAGCACGTCTACGAGGCGGCCCAGTTCGCCCTGTGGCTGAACACCTCCGAGGAGGCGCTGACCCTGCTCAACGCCGAGGCGAACCTCTACCCGGCGACCACCGCCGGCGCCCAACTGCCGGCACTGCGCGAAGGCGTGGAGTTCTACGGCGGCCAGCCCATCTACGACGTCTTCGCCGAGGCTTCCGAGCAGGTCGCGGCGGACTTCGTGTGGGGACCGACGATGACCCAGACCTACGCCGACGCCTCCGACGGGTTCAAGGCCGCCGTGTCCGGGCAGGGCACCCTGCTGGAGGCGTTGACCGCCGCCCAGGCCTCGACGGTGGATACCCTGAAGTCCCAGTCGATTCCGGTGCAGGAGTAG
- a CDS encoding carbohydrate ABC transporter permease, whose translation MSAPTSASRPTRASRPTRAGRSPAGTATRESLLSRSAAMLVMLVCTAYFLVPIWWLLVASAKPDGRVTQGNPLWFDDFSLVDNVTNVLTYRDGVFPRWILNSLAYTGGAALIGTLLAAMCGYALAKYRFPGRETLFNVVLGGVLVPATALALPLFLIFSRFEATNTFWSVFLPSLVNPFGVYLARIYAAASVPDDLLEAARIDGSGEVRTFFTVSTRLMLPALVTIFLFHFVAVWNNFLLPLIMLGDERLFPVTLGLYTWNTQVNQLPELRGLVLVGALLSIVPLIVAFLLLQRFWRNGLGSGAIK comes from the coding sequence ATGAGCGCCCCGACGAGCGCCAGCCGTCCGACCCGCGCCAGTCGTCCGACCCGTGCCGGCCGGTCGCCGGCCGGCACGGCGACCAGGGAGAGCCTGCTGTCGCGCTCCGCGGCGATGCTGGTGATGCTGGTCTGCACCGCGTACTTCCTGGTGCCGATCTGGTGGCTGCTGGTCGCCTCGGCCAAGCCAGACGGCCGGGTCACCCAGGGCAACCCGCTGTGGTTCGACGACTTCTCACTCGTCGACAACGTCACCAACGTGCTGACCTACCGCGACGGGGTCTTCCCCCGGTGGATCCTCAACAGCCTCGCCTACACCGGTGGCGCCGCACTGATCGGCACCCTGCTCGCCGCGATGTGCGGGTACGCGCTGGCCAAGTACCGCTTCCCCGGCCGGGAGACGTTGTTCAACGTGGTCCTCGGCGGCGTACTGGTGCCGGCCACCGCGCTCGCCCTGCCGCTGTTCCTGATCTTCAGCCGGTTCGAGGCCACCAACACCTTCTGGTCGGTCTTCCTGCCCAGCCTGGTCAACCCGTTCGGGGTCTACCTGGCCCGGATCTACGCCGCCGCGAGCGTGCCGGACGACCTGCTGGAGGCGGCCCGCATCGACGGCTCCGGCGAGGTGCGGACCTTCTTCACCGTCTCCACCCGGCTGATGCTGCCCGCCCTGGTCACCATCTTCCTGTTCCACTTCGTCGCCGTTTGGAACAACTTCCTGCTGCCGCTGATCATGCTCGGCGACGAGCGGCTGTTCCCGGTCACCCTCGGCCTCTACACCTGGAACACCCAGGTCAACCAGCTGCCGGAACTACGCGGCCTGGTCCTGGTCGGCGCACTGCTGTCGATCGTGCCGCTGATCGTCGCGTTCCTGCTGCTGCAGCGCTTCTGGCGCAACGGCCTCGGCTCCGGCGCGATCAAGTGA
- a CDS encoding carbohydrate ABC transporter permease — MSRTSAAERRGTARAPADDRIGRRRAPVPHKGAIAMFVAPFGVLFALFYAVPIGYAVVQSLHVVERTGTFGPAREVFGGLAQYQRVFDDGPFWSSIGRVLLFGVVQVPVMLGVALLLALLLDSNLVRGRRFFRLAFFVPYAVPGVVAAIMWGFLYSPNLSPFTAVTGEVDLLGADLVLWAIANVVTWVYVGYNMLIIYSSLLAIPPEIYEAARLDGAGQARIAWSIKIPLVMPAIVLTTVFSIIGTLQLLAEPQVFRTFSSAVSSTYTPNLTVYSTSSIPNFNLAAAFSVVLALATFVLSFTFLKFTGRRSAR; from the coding sequence TTGAGCAGAACCAGCGCGGCCGAGCGGCGCGGCACCGCACGCGCGCCCGCCGACGATCGAATCGGTCGCCGCCGGGCGCCGGTACCGCACAAGGGTGCCATCGCCATGTTCGTGGCGCCGTTCGGGGTGCTCTTCGCCCTGTTCTACGCCGTCCCGATCGGGTACGCCGTGGTCCAGTCGCTCCACGTCGTGGAGCGCACCGGCACCTTCGGCCCGGCCCGGGAGGTCTTCGGCGGTCTCGCCCAGTACCAGCGGGTCTTCGACGACGGCCCGTTCTGGTCCTCGATCGGCCGGGTGCTGCTGTTCGGCGTCGTGCAGGTGCCGGTGATGCTCGGCGTCGCCCTGCTGCTGGCGCTGCTGCTCGACTCCAACCTGGTACGCGGGCGGCGGTTCTTCCGGCTGGCGTTCTTCGTCCCGTACGCGGTGCCCGGCGTCGTCGCGGCGATCATGTGGGGTTTCCTCTACTCGCCGAACCTGTCGCCGTTCACGGCGGTGACCGGCGAGGTGGATCTGCTCGGCGCGGACCTCGTGCTGTGGGCCATCGCCAACGTCGTCACCTGGGTCTACGTCGGCTACAACATGTTGATCATCTATTCGTCGCTGCTGGCGATCCCGCCGGAGATCTACGAGGCCGCCCGGCTCGACGGCGCCGGCCAGGCCCGGATCGCCTGGTCCATCAAGATCCCGCTGGTGATGCCGGCGATCGTGCTGACCACCGTCTTCTCCATCATCGGCACCCTGCAGCTGCTGGCCGAACCGCAGGTGTTCCGCACCTTCAGCTCGGCGGTCTCCAGCACCTACACGCCCAACCTGACCGTCTACTCGACCTCGTCGATCCCGAACTTCAACCTGGCCGCGGCGTTCTCGGTGGTGCTCGCCCTGGCGACGTTCGTGCTGTCGTTCACGTTCCTGAAGTTCACCGGACGCCGGAGCGCCCGATGA